In one window of Chanodichthys erythropterus isolate Z2021 chromosome 23, ASM2448905v1, whole genome shotgun sequence DNA:
- the LOC137013743 gene encoding uncharacterized protein, whose protein sequence is MNSASQELRKLNEIIKKSILIEDGNPARYRLQTSTDNLDQFKPYRKITFGERDTNKPRKTILVVGETGTGKTKLINTIVNHMLGVQREDKVWFEITDEQSDRTSVHSQTSIITVYGLCLKDSLIDLTIIDTPGYGDTRGIDLDKQIAMSLFCLSKSAEGIHEVDAVCLVIMAQQNRLSDRQIYIFNAVQSLFGRDIAENIVLLFTHSNGRSPKNALTAVKEAKIKCAVNDKNQPVFFLFDNCQSDAADEEYEMIQELAWNLSFKGMAGLFKFLDKIQPKSLRMTQDVLQKRKQLEANISNLQSRVQDVEKKQNELKQTQETLEQHDKDVKENKNFEYEVEVPYKVRVDIDTSKASEATCCTVCQENCHYPGCWWVSDLSWCSVMKNYHCTVCTNKCHSSKHVKEAKIYVTKTKKEKRTYEDLKKKYNNKIKDSESLTKKLKEELRELEMEKVKLVMEAFHCVETLEIIALNADSLFTLQHIDFLIEKMKEIKEPEKAETLENIKKRAGEEKHRALEYIRSLKI, encoded by the coding sequence ATGAACAGTGCAAGTCAAGAATTACGCAAATTGAATGAAATCATCAAAAAAAGCATCTTAATTGAAGATGGAAATCCTGCTCGATACCGTCTACAAACAAGTACAGACAATTTGGATCAGTTTAAGCCATATAGAAAAATCACATTtggagagagagacacaaacaAACCCCGTAAAACCATTCTGGTGGTGGgagaaacaggaacaggaaaaacaaaactaatTAATACTATAGTCAACCACATGTTGGGTGTTCAGAGAGAAGACAAGGTTTGGTTTGAGATCACAGATGAGCAGAGTGACCGAACATCAGTTCACAGTCAGACCTCCATCATCACTGTTTATGGGTTATGTTTAAAAGACAGTTTAATTGATTTAACAATCATCGACACTCCAGGATATGGAGACACACGTGGAATCGATCTTGATAAACAGATCGCCatgagtttgttttgtttaagtAAATCTGCTGAAGGGATTCATGAAGTAGATGCAGTGTGTCTAGTAATTATGGCACAACAAAATCGACTCTCTGACAgacaaatatacatatttaatgcTGTTCAGTCTTTATTTGGAAGAGATATTGCTGAAAACATTGTCCTGCTCTTCACACACTCAAATGGAAGGTCACCTAAAAATGCCCTGACGGCTGTTAAAGAGGCTAAAATCAAGTGTGCAGTGAATGACAAGAATCAGCCAGTGTTTTTCCTGTTTGACAACTGTCAGTCAGATGCTGCTGATGAAGAATATGAAATGATACAGGAACTTGCATGGAATCTCAGTTTTAAAGGAATGGCAGGATTGTTCAAATTTCTTGATAAAATACAACCAAAATCCTTGCGTATGACTCAAGATGTGTTGCAGAAACGGAAGCAGTTGGAGGCAAATATCTCTAATCTACAATCACGTGTTCAAgatgtagaaaaaaaacaaaatgagctGAAACAAACTCAAGAAACACTGGAGCAACATGATAAAGATgtcaaagaaaataaaaactttgaGTATGAAGTTGAAGTGCCCTACAAAGTAAGGGTTGATATTGATACTTCTAAAGCCAGTGAGGCAACGTGCTGCACCGTCTGTCAGGAGAACTGTCATTATCCAGGATGCTGGTGGGTCAGTGATCTCTCCTGGTGCAGCGTGATGAAAAATTATCACTGTACAGTGTGCACAAATAAATGCCACTCCAGCAAACATGTCAAAGAAGCAAAAATATATGtgacaaagacaaaaaaagagaagagGACATATGAAGatttaaagaaaaagtacaataacaaaataaaagacagtGAGTCTTTGACCAAGAAGCTGAAAGAAGAACTGCGAGAATTAGAGATGGAGAAAGTAAAGCTGGTGATGGAAGCTTTTCACTGTGTGGAAACTCTGGAGATTATCGCACTTAATGCTGATTCTCTGTTCACACTTCAACATATTGATTTTCTGATTGAGAAGATGAAGGAAATCAAAGAGCCTGAAAAGGCTGAAACACTGGAAAACATCAAGAAGAGAGCAGGAGAAGAAAAACACAGAGCACTGGAATACATAAGatccttaaaaatataa